A segment of the Physeter macrocephalus isolate SW-GA unplaced genomic scaffold, ASM283717v5 random_7, whole genome shotgun sequence genome:
AGAAAAATAGCCACAAGCTGTTGAGTAATTCTCTTGGGCTCACCACCCAGACGTGGGTACTGAGGCACTGTGCCATGCTGTCTCATGATCATGGTGGAGGTGTGCAGTGGTGAAGGGGTCCGCATTTCTAGTCAGGAACACACACAAATCCCGGAGGAGGGCATAGTGATGGTGAACGGAATACTACCTTCCTCCGAGGATGGTGAGGAAGTGCTAGGGATTGCCTGGGCCGGTGGAAGGGCCCCGTGCATGTACACCAGAGGCACAGGTTCTGGGTACCAGGTTACCTGGGCAGTGGCCAACTGCAGGAAGTAATGGACCAGGTCCTTGGCGTTGTACTCAGGGCTGAGTGGGTCCTCCACAAAGGGCCTGTCGGCACACAGCGTGTCCCAGCACAGACCATCCGGTGGGTTGTAAATGTTGGGGAGCACACCTGTGGGCCGCACCAGGCTCAGAGGTGGCCCTACCCCCTAGACCTGCCAGGCCCCACAGGGGACGGACTTCAGAATTTGCGGGGCCCAATGCAAAGTGCAAATGCTGGGCCCTTGTTcctaaattattaagaatttcaagacaatgACAGCTGGCTATAAAACCAAGCCCAGGGCCCTTCTGAGCGTGGGGGCGGCCCTCTCCCTACTCCACCCCCTTACTGGTGAAGAGGTCCGCGGCGGGGGGCTTCAGGCTGGCGCTGGCCCGCCACACCTGCTCCATTTCCATCTTCTCCTTCCGCGTGCTCTTGTCTTGATAATCCAGGCGTCCGAAGAAGAAGCCGTCAAAACCCatctggaggtggggcaggaTGAGGAACGGGAtgggagagcaggagagagaaggatAAATAAGGGCCTAGCCCTCTCCTCACCAACCGCCACCCCCCCTTTAGAGCACGGATAGAAAAACCAGGTCTAAAACCAGGGAGGCCCTCCAGTTCATTTTGAACTTGGGGAGGGTCGGAAGTCCTGTGGGAGCGCCGGGAGGGAGCTAGTCCAACGCTAGAACCCACCTCCACCTTCTGCAGCTCAAGGAGGCCTTACCCTTTCCGCAGCCTAAGCACGGGAAGGAGGCGGGGTCATAGCACAGGTAATGAAGCCTGCGGAAAAACGGCAGGCCATCGCCTGCCACCCCActtggggaggagccaggatcaGAGTAGACGGGGTGGAGTCGGGGATGGGGAGGAGCCAGCTGGACATGAGGGTGTGTGTCGGGGGGCGGGGGTTAGCCTAGGCTGGGGCAGAGCAGGGTCAAGGCCAGAGCAGAAAAGGAATGGGATTCACAGGTCACCCAAGAGGCAGGGTCTCGAGGCACCAGAGGGCCAGGGGCAGGGCCTGGTCCGAGTGAActttcagggaagggaggggcttgAGTGATCGGGGGAGGAGTCAGAGGGAATGAAGGGGCTGGCCCAAGAGGCCAGGAAAAGACCTGCGCGAACAGCGAGGCCTGCTCCCTAGAGTGGCCGAAGGGGTCGATGTGCCAGGCCACACGGGGGCGCCCGTCGCTGCCAAACGTGTCCTCGAGGAAGCGCAGCCCGAGTGTCATCTGGTCGATGATGGCTCCGTAGTGGGTGGCCGCCTCATCGTTCATCACCCAGCCACCATTGGCAAACTCTAGGCGTCCTGTGCCGGGAGGGGCAAAGTCCAAGTCAGCGGTCAGGGCGAGGAGTGGGGCCGGGGTTGGTGATGCCGGGGACGAGAAGACCTGCCTGCATGCCCAGGCCTGAGAGGCGAAGAGGGGTCACCCCCAGGCCAGTGTAGAGAGATACGGAACAGAAGGCCTCCTGGCATGGCAGACTTTCCAGAGGATTCACTGGAGGTGGGGCCTTACAGGACGCACAGGAGTTCTCCAAATACAGAGAAATTCCAGGCAGGTGCAGCCACATACAGGCAGCACTTGGTATGATAAAAATCGCAGAAGCCAGAGTAGTAGAAACAGAATCTGGGCTGGGTTTCCTCTTTTCACTTCCTTAGGGCAGGCTCACCCTGGCGCACCAGGTTCCGCACCATTTCCTGCGTTGTGTTTGTCTGCTGTCGCCACCAACGGGAGAAGAAAGCGATTTCCACATAGATGAAGCGGCGGGTGGGCTCCGCCAGCAGGGAAGAGATGACCGAGTCTAGGATGTACTGCACGCCCGCGTGCTGGACATCATTCTGGACTGTGGGAATAGGGGTCAGGCAGTCAGGGACCACAAAGCCAAGGGGCATATTCCTAGACACAGGAGCCCAAGCTGGGCATTGCCCCCACCCTAATGTCCAGGGCTGAAAAAGAATTCGAGGGGCTCCGAGGGGCCATGGGAGTCCTAGGGGTCAGTCCCCACCCTCTACTCACTGCCATAGAAGTACTGGTCCACCGTCTTGAGCCAGCCCACGTCAT
Coding sequences within it:
- the MAN2B1 gene encoding lysosomal alpha-mannosidase; amino-acid sequence: MGADARSSGVRAGGGQGAAGSRTSSWALWPPLPPLSFLFLLLLATPSAWAAGYQTCPKVEPDMLNVHLVAHTHDDVGWLKTVDQYFYGIQNDVQHAGVQYILDSVISSLLAEPTRRFIYVEIAFFSRWWRQQTNTTQEMVRNLVRQGRLEFANGGWVMNDEAATHYGAIIDQMTLGLRFLEDTFGSDGRPRVAWHIDPFGHSREQASLFAQMGFDGFFFGRLDYQDKSTRKEKMEMEQVWRASASLKPPAADLFTSVLPNIYNPPDGLCWDTLCADRPFVEDPLSPEYNAKDLVHYFLQLATAQVTWYPEPVPLVYMHGALPPAQAIPSTSSPSSEEGSIPFTITMPSSGICVCS